A genomic region of Streptomyces rimosus contains the following coding sequences:
- a CDS encoding HemK2/MTQ2 family protein methyltransferase: MFFIRPPGVYAPQEDTGMLAAALRQETLRPGAEVLDVGTGSGALAVAAARHGAGRVTAVDAALAAVLTTRLNAWFAGHRGQVRAYRGDLLRPVAGHRFDLIMANPPYVPCAAPVPPRGGRARAWDAGPDGRAVLDRLCAQAPTLLAPDGVLLLVHSGLCDPVRTVELLAGAGLKAAVTDRRSIPFGPVLRRRAPWLEAQGLTAPGQDKEELVVVRAQRPA; this comes from the coding sequence GTGTTCTTCATCAGACCGCCGGGCGTGTACGCGCCCCAGGAAGACACCGGGATGCTGGCCGCGGCGCTCCGGCAGGAGACCCTGCGGCCGGGCGCGGAGGTACTGGACGTGGGGACGGGCAGCGGGGCCCTGGCGGTCGCCGCGGCCCGGCACGGTGCCGGGCGGGTCACCGCCGTGGACGCCGCGCTCGCCGCCGTGCTCACCACCCGGTTGAACGCCTGGTTCGCCGGGCACCGGGGTCAGGTGCGCGCGTACCGGGGCGACCTGCTGCGCCCGGTGGCCGGGCACCGCTTCGACCTGATCATGGCGAATCCGCCGTACGTACCCTGCGCCGCACCGGTGCCGCCGCGCGGTGGCCGGGCGCGGGCGTGGGACGCCGGGCCGGACGGCCGGGCCGTACTGGACCGGCTGTGTGCCCAGGCGCCCACGCTCCTCGCCCCGGACGGCGTGCTGCTGTTGGTGCATTCGGGGCTCTGCGATCCCGTCCGGACCGTGGAACTGCTGGCCGGGGCCGGGCTGAAGGCCGCCGTCACCGACCGGCGGTCCATCCCGTTCGGGCCCGTGCTGCGGCGGCGCGCGCCCTGGCTGGAGGCCCAGGGGCTGACGGCTCCGGGCCAGGACAAGGAAGAGCTGGTGGTGGTCCGTGCCCAGCGCCCCGCGTGA
- a CDS encoding CDGSH iron-sulfur domain-containing protein, with protein MAERAHGGREDARRVVQDPGGPVLIEGPVEVQLDDGTTARSDRPFVALCMCRRSRSYPWCDTSHRGRKRPPAPRARAAGDS; from the coding sequence GTGGCTGAGCGTGCGCACGGCGGGCGCGAGGACGCGCGCCGGGTCGTCCAGGACCCCGGGGGCCCGGTGCTGATCGAGGGCCCCGTCGAGGTGCAGCTCGACGACGGTACGACGGCGCGTTCGGACCGCCCTTTCGTGGCGCTGTGCATGTGCCGCCGCAGCCGGTCCTACCCCTGGTGCGACACCAGCCACCGCGGGCGCAAGCGGCCTCCGGCACCGCGCGCCCGGGCCGCCGGGGACTCGTGA
- a CDS encoding FUSC family protein, with the protein MTAWRRLWWEATAVGRTVRTAVRHSGPERDTVVQSLKAAGAATIAWALTGWWLNAPLALMAPWTALALVDATVYRSLRSGLQQLVVIVLGALLASAAMAATDGSTLGAMLLVLPVMTLVGTHRRLGAQGIYGATTALFVITYGAYSLTEVGHRLVETAIGAVIGVAVNALVLPPVHLRNVHDQLRRLPRESAELLRTMAGGLRDEEWSARDAAGWHDRARRLGQVLQALASARQWTAESSRFNPGFRLRRTGPPPPPPEKADAVWERAADHLAAITRTLSGTSGDRARLTTPGAGFLRRYADLADEAATLCEAEADLLADHERAEAEERYRAARRRSQELYDELADEFRQLGDPSAAAAGGELLVEMKQLLYELTNFARSDLTGEPEEEERRAG; encoded by the coding sequence ATGACCGCGTGGCGGCGGCTGTGGTGGGAGGCGACGGCGGTCGGCCGTACGGTGCGGACCGCGGTACGGCACTCAGGCCCTGAGCGGGACACCGTCGTCCAGTCGCTGAAGGCGGCCGGCGCGGCGACCATCGCGTGGGCGCTGACGGGCTGGTGGCTGAACGCGCCGCTGGCCCTGATGGCGCCCTGGACGGCGCTGGCGCTGGTCGACGCCACCGTCTACCGCTCGCTGCGCTCCGGACTCCAGCAGCTCGTGGTGATCGTGCTCGGCGCGCTGCTCGCGTCCGCCGCGATGGCCGCGACCGACGGCAGCACGCTGGGCGCCATGCTTCTGGTGCTGCCGGTGATGACGCTGGTCGGCACCCACCGCAGACTGGGTGCCCAGGGCATCTACGGGGCGACCACCGCCCTGTTCGTCATCACCTACGGCGCCTACTCCCTGACCGAGGTCGGCCACCGGCTCGTCGAGACCGCGATCGGCGCGGTCATCGGCGTCGCCGTCAACGCCCTCGTCCTGCCGCCGGTGCACCTGCGCAACGTGCACGACCAGCTCCGGCGGCTGCCCCGGGAGTCCGCCGAACTGCTGCGGACGATGGCCGGGGGACTGCGCGACGAGGAGTGGAGCGCGAGGGACGCGGCCGGCTGGCACGACCGCGCGCGCCGCCTCGGCCAGGTGCTGCAAGCGCTGGCCAGCGCCCGGCAGTGGACCGCCGAGAGCTCCCGCTTCAACCCCGGCTTCCGGCTGCGCCGTACCGGGCCGCCCCCACCGCCGCCCGAGAAGGCCGACGCCGTGTGGGAACGCGCCGCCGACCACCTCGCGGCCATCACCCGCACCCTGTCCGGCACTTCCGGGGACCGGGCCCGCCTGACCACGCCCGGCGCCGGGTTCCTGCGGCGCTACGCCGATCTCGCGGACGAGGCGGCGACGCTCTGCGAGGCCGAGGCGGACCTGCTGGCCGACCACGAGCGGGCGGAAGCGGAAGAGCGCTACCGCGCGGCCCGCCGCCGGTCCCAGGAGCTGTACGACGAGCTGGCGGACGAGTTCCGGCAGCTGGGCGACCCCTCGGCCGCCGCTGCCGGTGGCGAACTGCTCGTGGAGATGAAGCAGCTGCTGTACGAGCTGACCAACTTCGCCCGCTCGGACCTGACCGGCGAACCGGAGGAGGAAGAGCGGCGGGCCGGGTGA
- a CDS encoding iron-containing redox enzyme family protein, translating to MPRSGEGKDRDVRRPPARGDLSAAVVSALERPPGTVRLPDARTVAAADPYGDDLHLALALCYELHYRGFDAVPDTWEWDPELLRFRASLEKGFLDALRADLPRPGEVTELLDGLLVEPADGTGVSYFLRDEGELWHLREYAAQRSLYHLKEADPHLWVVPRLWGQAKAGMMAVEYDEFGAGRAERVHARLFADLLADLGLDPDYGHYLGVCPRQMLAVNNLMSLFGLHRAHRGALVGHFAWVEVTSSPGSRRLAQALERLDAGPAAVHFYAEHVEADAVHEQLVRHQVVRGLLREEPALAPDVAFGIAATDLLEERLGGHLLDAWQAGRTSLFAPL from the coding sequence ATGCCCCGGTCGGGTGAAGGGAAGGACCGCGACGTGCGACGCCCCCCGGCACGCGGAGACCTGTCGGCGGCGGTCGTCTCCGCGCTGGAGCGGCCGCCCGGCACCGTACGGCTGCCGGACGCCCGTACGGTGGCCGCCGCCGACCCGTACGGCGACGACCTCCACCTCGCCCTGGCCCTCTGCTACGAACTGCACTACCGCGGCTTCGACGCCGTGCCCGACACCTGGGAGTGGGACCCGGAGCTGCTGCGCTTCCGGGCGTCGCTGGAGAAGGGCTTCCTCGACGCGCTGCGCGCGGACCTCCCACGGCCGGGCGAGGTGACCGAGCTGCTCGACGGCCTGCTGGTGGAGCCCGCCGACGGCACCGGCGTGTCGTACTTCCTGCGCGACGAGGGCGAACTGTGGCACCTGCGCGAGTACGCGGCCCAGCGGTCCCTGTACCACCTCAAGGAGGCCGACCCCCACCTGTGGGTGGTGCCGCGCCTGTGGGGCCAGGCCAAGGCCGGGATGATGGCGGTGGAGTACGACGAGTTCGGGGCGGGGCGCGCGGAGCGGGTGCACGCGCGGCTCTTCGCCGACCTCCTGGCCGATCTCGGCCTGGACCCCGACTACGGCCACTACCTGGGCGTCTGCCCACGGCAGATGCTCGCCGTCAACAACCTCATGTCGCTCTTCGGATTGCACCGCGCGCACCGGGGCGCCCTGGTCGGCCACTTCGCCTGGGTGGAGGTCACCTCGTCACCCGGCTCGCGCCGCCTCGCGCAGGCGCTGGAGCGGCTGGACGCCGGACCGGCCGCCGTGCACTTCTACGCCGAGCACGTCGAGGCCGACGCCGTGCACGAACAGCTGGTGCGCCACCAGGTCGTACGGGGACTGCTGCGCGAGGAACCGGCCCTCGCGCCGGATGTGGCCTTCGGCATCGCCGCAACCGATCTGCTGGAGGAGCGGCTGGGCGGGCACCTGCTCGACGCGTGGCAGGCGGGGCGGACTTCGCTGTTCGCCCCGCTCTGA